The proteins below come from a single Archangium lipolyticum genomic window:
- a CDS encoding sigma 54-dependent Fis family transcriptional regulator: MDEGDDQTWSVGQVNVRKNVERFRLLVVDGTTSSMVDLPVEGQLNIGRATEMDVRVTDRSVSRRHARLYVQGGQVRISDWDSHNGVRVNGQLIQEVSPLQPGDVVSIGEVNLVLYAASSPPSLPGQGGRAAQATELVLGERTVVVADPAMLRLYELIRRLAASELTVLILGETGAGKENAAFAVHHWSRRSGKPFVAINCASIAETLVESELFGHEKGAFTGAMAAKPGLLETAEGGTVFLDEAGELPAAAQAKLLRVLETRRILRVGGTKEREIDVRIVAATHRNLEKEVEAGRFRKDLFFRLGAATVVLPPLRDRRAEVRVLAERFLAAACTASGREPMSLAPETLVMLERYGWPGNVRELKNTLDYVAATVTEAVVRPGHLPERILAALSPPAPPTAGASPRSSEPEAAPAEVPADSEPLRRVPLSEELRAIEREAMAKALRETGGVKARAAELIGMPLRTFTFKCKQYGL, translated from the coding sequence ATGGACGAGGGTGACGATCAGACCTGGAGCGTGGGCCAGGTGAACGTGCGCAAGAATGTCGAGCGGTTCCGCCTGCTCGTGGTCGATGGGACGACGTCGTCCATGGTGGACCTGCCGGTCGAGGGGCAACTGAACATCGGCCGGGCCACCGAGATGGATGTCCGCGTCACGGACCGCTCGGTGTCCCGCCGCCATGCCCGGCTCTATGTCCAGGGCGGCCAGGTGCGCATCTCCGACTGGGACAGCCACAACGGCGTACGCGTCAACGGACAGCTCATCCAGGAGGTGTCTCCGCTCCAGCCGGGCGACGTGGTGTCCATCGGCGAGGTGAACCTGGTGCTGTATGCCGCGTCCTCCCCGCCCTCGCTCCCCGGCCAGGGCGGCCGGGCGGCACAGGCCACGGAGCTGGTGCTCGGCGAGCGCACCGTGGTGGTGGCCGATCCGGCCATGCTGCGCCTCTACGAGCTCATCCGCCGCCTGGCGGCCAGCGAGCTGACGGTGCTCATCCTCGGCGAGACGGGTGCCGGCAAGGAGAACGCCGCCTTCGCCGTGCACCACTGGTCGCGCCGCTCGGGCAAGCCCTTCGTGGCCATCAACTGCGCCTCCATCGCCGAGACGCTGGTGGAGAGCGAGCTGTTCGGCCACGAGAAGGGTGCCTTCACCGGGGCCATGGCCGCCAAGCCGGGTCTGCTGGAGACGGCCGAGGGGGGCACGGTGTTCCTCGACGAGGCGGGCGAGCTGCCCGCGGCCGCCCAGGCCAAGTTGCTGCGCGTGCTGGAGACACGGCGCATCCTGCGCGTGGGCGGGACGAAGGAGCGGGAGATCGACGTCCGGATCGTCGCCGCCACGCACCGCAACCTGGAGAAGGAGGTGGAGGCGGGGCGCTTCCGCAAGGATCTCTTCTTCCGCCTCGGAGCCGCCACCGTGGTGCTGCCCCCGCTGCGAGACCGGCGCGCGGAGGTACGCGTGCTGGCCGAGCGCTTCCTCGCCGCCGCCTGTACCGCCTCGGGGCGCGAGCCGATGTCACTGGCACCCGAGACCCTGGTGATGCTCGAGCGCTACGGCTGGCCGGGCAACGTGCGCGAGCTGAAGAACACCCTGGACTACGTGGCGGCCACGGTGACGGAGGCGGTGGTGCGGCCGGGCCACCTGCCCGAGCGCATCCTCGCCGCGCTGTCGCCTCCCGCGCCTCCCACCGCTGGAGCATCGCCCCGCTCGTCGGAGCCGGAGGCCGCGCCGGCGGAGGTCCCCGCCGACTCCGAGCCGCTCCGCCGCGTGCCGCTCTCCGAGGAGTTGCGCGCCATCGAGCGCGAGGCGATGGCCAAGGCCCTGCGTGAGACGGGAGGCGTGAAGGCGCGGGCCGCCGAGCTGATCGGCATGCCGCTGCGTACCTTCACCTTCAAATGCAAGCAGTACGGGCTGTAA